A genome region from Coffea arabica cultivar ET-39 chromosome 7e, Coffea Arabica ET-39 HiFi, whole genome shotgun sequence includes the following:
- the LOC113699076 gene encoding kinesin-like protein KIN-7E has product MGIMEGGEEVTRGGHEECIFVSVRLRPLNEKEILKNDVSDWECINDTTIIYKNANLSASERSMYPTAYTFDRAFRSDCTTRQVYEEGAKEVALSVVGGINATLFAYGQTSSGKTFTMTGITEYTIGDIYDYIQKHREREFILKFSALEIYNECVRDLLSTDTTPLRLLDDPERGTIVEKLTEEVVRDWDHVIELLSVCEAQRQIGETVLNETSSRSHQIIRLMVESSAREFLGRENYSTLAATVNFVDLAGSERASQSLSAGTRLKEGCHINRSLLTLGTVIRKLSKGKNGHVPFRDSKLTRILQSSLGGNARTAIICTMSPARSHIEQSRNTLLFASCAKEVTTNAQVNVVMSEKALVKHLQRELARLESELRSPGTTVVTSDYAALLRGKDHQIEELEKEVKNLILQRDIAQSQLKDLLQLLGQDRNSLRGIGLRNYPHLRIHESPDSEHPVPDTSSLLDSPTFSCGNSRSSSEDNFIRVPDFVNNFQDNNTTPRMLVLSSNFSESESCQGWEEMDKRSSGTSEDLCKEVRCIEVEDFSYPCPLEHQSNALSITGGDKEIPELQSSPLEDERRSPSPSLKEEKQLAPIAVKEDKELVSPPLMEDEQLVLPQSKDEKELHCIDSSYVPTANSSPLQDLLADSVGSNGLSLTKSRSCNASITMTNNTPPDGSEREFIARKEGIKRKLLKFDFDVERLSREGSHPSAENVVDNKFEASNEISSNTDNVIRVDTCPRTTELHPETEVPDNPIKESEEKSSQAMKIVKDVGLDPIEDEHVGLRNWPTEFKRLQKEIIELWAACSVSLAHRTYFYLLFQGDPTDAIYMEVETRRMIFLKDTFSRGEKTMLNGQTVSLASSMKALRRERRTLSKQMLKKFSEEERQSLFLKWGIGLDTKLRRLQLAQRLWTNTEDMNHIADSAYVVAKVVGLIEPGQHAPKEMFGLNFTPRSSSKTYSFKRSLISIL; this is encoded by the exons ATGGGCATAATGGAGGGAGGTGAGGAGGTGACGAGAGGTGGTCATGAGGAGTGTATATTTGTGTCAGTCAGACTGAGGCCTTTGAATGAGAAGGAGATTTTGAAGAATGACGTTTCAGATTGGGAATGCATCAATGACACTACAATTATCTACAAGAATGCTAATCTTTCTGCCTCTGAGCGGTCAATGTACCCTACAGCTTATACATTTG ACAGAGCTTTTAGGAGTGATTGCACCACAAGGCAGGTATATGAAGAAGGAGCTAAGGAAGTTGCTCTTTCGGTAGTTGGCGGAATCAATG CAACTCTTTTTGCGTACGGACAAACAAGCAGTGGAAAAACGTTTACCATGACTGGAATTACCGAATACACCATAGGAGATATATATGATTACATACAGAAG CATAGGGAAAGAGAATTCATTCTAAAGTTCTCGGCATTGGAGATCTACAATGAATGTGTTAGAGACCTCCTTAGCACAGATACCACTCCCCTTCGACTTCTAGATGATCCGGAG CGAGGGACCATTGTTGAGAAACTCACAGAGGAAGTTGTAAGGGACTGGGACCATGTGATTGAACTCCTTTCTGTCTGCGAAG CTCAAAGACAGATAGGAGAGACCGTGCTCAATGAGACAAGCTCCAGATCTCACCAAATCATCAGATTG ATGGTTGAAAGCTCTGCCCGTGAATTTTTAGGCAGGGAAAATTACAGCACTCTTGCAGCTACTGTG AATTTTGTAGATCTGGCTGGAAGTGAGCGTGCATCTCAATCATTATCGGCAGGAACAAGATTAAAAGAAGGCTGCCACATTAATCGCAGTTTGCTAACCCTGGGAACTGTGATTCGCAAGCTAAG CAAGGGAAAAAATGGACACGTTCCCTTCAGAGACTCTAAGCTAACCCGCATACTGCAGTCATCCTTAGGAGGTAATGCCAGAACAGCCATCATTTGCACTATGAGCCCTGCACGAAGTCACATTGAGCAATCAAGAAATACACTTCTTTTTGCCAGTTGTGCCAAAGAAGTAACCACCAATGCACAAGTTAATGTTGTCATGTCCGAAAAGGCATTGGTAAAGCATTTGCAGAGGGAATTGGCCAGACTAGAGAGTGAATTGAGAAGTCCTGGAACTACTGTTGTAACATCAGATTATGCAGCACTACTTCGAGGCAAAGATcatcaaattgaagag CTTGAGAAGGAGGtaaaaaatttgattctacaGCGTGATATTGCTCAATCTCAACTCAAAGACTTGCTACAGCTTCTTGGACAAGATAGAAATTCTCTTAGGGGG ATTGGTTTGAGGAATTACCCTCACCTGCGGATCCATGAGTCACCAGATTCTGAACACCCAGTACCTGATACATCCAGTCTGTTAGATTCTCCAACGTTTTCTTGTGGAAACAGCAGGAGTAGTTCTGAGGATAACTTTATCCGGGTACCAGACTTTGTAAACAACTTTCAGGATAACAATACTACTCCAAGGATGTTAGTACTCTCTTCTAATTTTAGCGAAAGTGAATCATGTCAAGGATGGGAGGAAATGGACAAAAGAAGCAGTGGAACATCAGAAGACTTATGCAAGGAAGTTCGTTGCATTGAAGTGGAAGACTTTAGTTATCCATGTCCTTTAGAACACCAATCCAATGCTTTATCAATAACTGGTGGAGACAAGGAAATTCCTGAACTACAATCATCTCCATTGGAGGATGAGAGAAGATCACCATCACCTTCACTCAAGGAAGAAAAACAACTGGCACCAATTGCAGTAAAGGAAGATAAAGAACTTGTATCACCGCCATTAATGGAAGATGAGCAATTGGTGTTGCCACAATCGAAGGATGAGAAAGAGTTACATTGTATTGATTCTTCTTATGTTCCTACTGCAAATTCATCTCCTCTTCAGGATCTTCTAGCGGACTCAGTTGGTTCAAATGGCTTGTCATTGACTAAAAGCAGAAGCTGCAATGCAAGCATTACTATGACAAACAATACTCCACCGGATGGGTCAGAGAGAGAATTTATTGCCAGAAAAGAGGGTATTAAGAGGAAACTGCtgaaatttgattttgatgTGGAAAGGTTATCAAGGGAAGGTTCTCACCCTTCTGCAGAGAATGTGGTTGATAATAAGTTTGAAGCGTCAAATGAGATATCTTCTAACACCGATAATGTTATCAGGGTTGATACATGCCCAAGGACAACGGAGCTTCATCCTGAAACTGAAGTTCCTGACAATCCT ATAAAAGAATCAGAAGAAAAATCCAGCCAAGCTATGAAGATTGTTAAAGATGTTGGCTTAGATCCAATAGAAGACGAGCACGTCGGTCTTAGGAATTGGCCAACTGAATTCAAGAGGCttcaaaaagaaattattgAACTCTGGGCAGCTTGTAGTGTTTCACTAGCGCATAGAACCTATTTCTACCTTCTATTCCAAGGTGATCCTACAGATGCCATATATATGGAGGTAGAGACGAGGAGGATGATCTTTCTCAAGGATACATTTTCTCGAGGAGAGAAAACTATGTTAAATGGTCAGACAGTATCTCTCGCTTCAAG TATGAAGGCTCTTCGTCGTGAAAGGCGGACGCTAAGCAAGCAAATGCTGAAGAAGTTCTCAGAAGAAGAAAGGCAAAGCCTCTTCCTTAAGTGGGGTATTGGGCTTGACACAAAACTCAGGAGGTTACAGTTGGCTCAGCGCTTGTGGACCAACACAGAAGACATGAACCACATTGCTGACAGTGCCTATGTTGTTGCCAAGGTGGTCGGGCTTATTGAACCAGGGCAACATGCTCCTAAAGAGATGTTTGGACTCAACTTTACACCTCGAAGCTCATCAAAAACCTATAGTTTCAAACGGAGTTTGATATCTATTTTGTAA
- the LOC113701497 gene encoding uncharacterized protein, producing the protein MATITILVSLLFICTPLLSLAASADTEAEIRALTVFKASLHDPLGALSGWDPSTPSAPCDWRGVFCYNGRVNELRLPRLRLTGALAPQISDLRMLRKLSLRSNFFNGSIPSSLAKCVLLHSVFLQYNSFSGALPPEISNLTNLQILNLAGNQLSGEIPGDLPTNLRYFDVSSNSFSGGIPGSISNVSQIQLINLSYNHFSGEIPASIGQLQGLEYLWLDYNNLQGTLPSAIANCSSLLHLSSEGNAIGGVMPAAIGALPKLAVISLSHNNLSGVLPVSMFCNVSIYPPSIRNVQLGFNEFTGIDSAESAGPCFSVLEVLELQHNRVRGSFPWFLLNVTTLTALDVSENDFSGSIPVEIGNLRRLGELRMANNSFRGDIPVGITNCGNLKALDLEGNLLAGELPDFLAELKALKVLSLGGNRFSGSIPSGFGNLTQLESLNLRDNSLNGSLPEELLSLGNLNMLNLAGNKFFGSLPTNFRNLRQLSVLNLSGSGFSGAVPASIGNLYKLTAIDLSKQNFSGELPADLAGLPDLQVIALQENGLSGDVPEGFSSLMGLRYLNLSSNLFSGNIPSTFGFLKSLVVLSLSKNHISGLVPSELGNCSALENLDLHSNSLSGRIPADLSRLSRLKALDLGRNNLTGEIPGEISNCSSLNSLKLGENDLSGNIPDSLSKLSNLTTLDISSNNLTGDIPANLALISSLANLNVSNNKLEGEIPVAVGSRFNNSSVFMGNQALCGKPLDKKCEEADNGDKRNRLILFIAVAASGTLLTLSCCCFYVYSLLKWRQKLKQGATGEKKPSPARASTRTSGGRGSGDNGGPKLVMFNNKITLAETIEATRQFDEENVLSRTRYGVLFKACYNDGMVLSIRRLPDGSLDENMFRKEAESLGKVKHRNLTVLRGYYAGPPDVRLLVYDYMPNGNLATLLQEASHQDGHVLNWPMRHLIALGIARGLAFLHTAAMVHGDIKPQDVLFDADFEAHLSDFGLNKLTVATPAEPSTSTSVGTLGYISPEAAVTGETTKESDVYSFGIVLLELLTGKRPVMFTQDEDIVKWVKRQLQRGQISELLEPGLLELDPESSEWEEFLLGIKVALLCTAPDPLDRPTMADIVYMLEGCRVGPDMPSSADPTSQASPA; encoded by the coding sequence ATGGCCACAATCACCATCCTTGTCTCACTCTTATTTATCTGCACCCCTTTGTTATCCTTGGCTGCTTCTGCCGATACTGAAGCCGAGATTCGGGCGCTCACGGTTTTCAAAGCCAGCCTTCATGACCCGCTGGGGGCGCTCAGCGGCTGGGACCCGTCGACCCCCTCGGCGCCTTGCGACTGGCGGGGTGTGTTTTGCTACAACGGACGAGTTAACGAGCTGCGCCTCCCGCGCCTCCGGCTCACCGGTGCACTCGCCCCACAAATCTCTGACTTGCGCATGCTGCGCAAGTTAAGTCTCCGCTCCAATTTTTTCAACGGTTCCATCCCGTCATCTCTTGCCAAATGTGTCCTCTTGCATTCTGTTTTCCTACAGTACAACTCATTTTCCGGCGCCCTGCCGCCGGAAATTTCGAACCTCACCAACCTCCAAATACTCAACCTCGCCGGGAACCAACTATCTGGGGAAATCCCCGGCGACCTCCCCACAAACCTCCGGTACTTCGACGTCTCTTCAAACTCATTCTCCGGCGGAATACCCGGAAGCATCTCGAATGTTTCACAGATCCAGCTCATCAACTTATCCTACAATCACTTCTCCGGTGAGATTCCGGCGAGCATCGGGCAGCTTCAGGGGTTAGAGTACCTCTGGCTGGACTACAACAACTTGCAAGGTACATTGCCTTCTGCAATCGCTAACTGCTCGTCTCTCTTGCATTTGAGCTCCGAAGGCAACGCCATTGGCGGCGTAATGCCGGCGGCGATTGGAGCTCTTCCGAAgcttgctgtcatttctctgtcGCATAACAATCTCTCGGGTGTATTACCCGTTTCGATGTTTTGCAACGTTTCGATTTATCCGCCTTCTATTCGGAACGTTCAGCTGGGGTTTAATGAGTTCACAGGCATTGATTCGGCTGAGTCAGCAGGGCCCTGTTTCAGCGTTTTGGAGGTTCTAGAGCTCCAGCACAATCGAGTACGCGGTAGTTTTCCTTGGTTTTTACTGAATGTTACTACATTGACAGCCCTGGATGTTTCTGAGAATGATTTTTCGGGTTCAATACCTGTGGAGATTGGGAACTTGCGGAGATTGGGCGAGTTGAGGATGGCGAACAATTCATTTAGGGGTGACATTCCTGTTGGGATCACGAATTGTGGGAATTTGAAAGCTTTGGATCTTGAGGGAAATCTGTTGGCCGGAGAACTTCCTGATTTTTTGGCTGAGCTCAAGGCATTGAAGGTTTTATCGCTGGGTGGAAATCGGTTTTCGGGTTCGATTCCCTCTGGCTTCGGTAACCTTACTCAGCTGGAGTCACTTAACTTGAGAGATAATAGTTTGAATGGAAGCCTGCCTGAGGAATTGCTCAGCCTGGGCAATTTGAACATGTTGAATTTGGCTGGAAACAAATTCTTTGGGAGTTTGCCCACGAATTTTAGGAATTTAAGGCAACTGTCTGTACTGAATTTGAGTGGCAGTGGTTTTTCTGGTGCTGTTCCTGCTAGCATTGGAAATCTGTATAAGCTGACTGCTATTGATTTAAGCAAACAGAATTTCTCGGGGGAGTTGCCGGCTGATCTCGCGGGTTTGCCTGACTTGCAAGTGATTGCATTGCAGGAGAATGGTTTATCTGGGGATGTTCCTGAAGGTTTCAGCAGCTTAATGGGATTGCGGTACTTAAATCTTTCTTCCAATTTATTTTCTGGTAATATTCCCTCTACATTTGGATTCCTGAAATCCTTAGTAGTTCTGTCGTTGTCTAAGAATCACATTTCTGGTTTGGTTCCTTCTGAGCTGGGGAACTGTTCAGCTCTTGAAAATTTGGATTTGCACTCGAATTCTTTGAGCGGCCGAATTCCAGCTGATCTCTCACGTTTGTCACGCTTGAAAGCGCTTGATTTGGGTAGGAACAATCTCACAGGTGAAATACCGGGAGAGATTTCTAATTGCTCATCGCTAAATTCTCTTAAATTAGGAGAAAATGATCTTTCTGGTAATATACCAGATTCATTATCAAAGTTGTCGAACTTAACCACCCTCGATATCTCCTCAAACAATTTGACCGGCGATATTCCGGCAAATCTCGCACTCATCTCAAGCTTGGCCAACCTCAATGTTTCAAATAATAAATTGGAAGGTGAGATTCCTGTTGCTGTGGGTTCCAGGTTCAACAACTCTTCAGTTTTCATGGGTAATCAGGCCTTGTGTGGGAAGCCACTGGACAAAAAATGCGAGGAAGCTGATAACGGTGATAAGAGGAATAGGCTAATCTTGTTTATTGCTGTGGCTGCAAGTGGGACTTTGTTGACATTATCCTGCTGTTGCTTCTACGTTTACAGTCTTTTGAAGTGGCGCCAGAAGCTCAAACAAGGGGCTACTGGGGAAAAGAAGCCTAGTCCAGCAAGAGCAAGTACTAGAACAAGTGGCGGTCGTGGCAGTGGGGACAATGGAGGTCCCAAACTTGTCATGTTCAACAACAAGATCACATTGGCTGAAACCATAGAAGCAACAAGGCAGTTTGACGAGGAGAATGTGTTGAGCAGAACGCGATATGGGGTATTGTTCAAGGCATGTTACAATGATGGAATGGTGCTCTCTATTCGCAGGCTCCCTGATGGGTCACTGGACGAGAACATGTTCAGAAAAGAAGCTGAATCACTAGGCAAAGTGAAGCACCGGAACCTAACGGTTCTTCGTGGATATTATGCCGGCCCTCCTGATGTCAGGCTTCTAGTCTATGATTACATGCCCAACGGAAATCTAGCCACATTGCTTCAAGAAGCGTCGCACCAGGATGGCCATGTCCTGAATTGGCCAATGCGGCACCTAATTGCACTGGGCATCGCGCGGGGGCTTGCCTTTCTCCACACCGCTGCAATGGTCCATGGAGATATCAAGCCACAAGACGTTCTCTTTGATGCAGATTTTGAAGCTCATCTTTCTGATTTTGGCCTAAACAAGCTGACCGTAGCAACCCCAGCAGAGCCCTCAACATCAACATCAGTGGGAACGCTAGGCTACATATCGCCAGAGGCAGCAGTAACGGGCGAAACTACGAAGGAATCAGATGTTTACAGCTTCGGCATCGTGTTGTTAGAGCTACTAACGGGGAAGCGGCCAGTGATGTTCACTCAAGACGAAGACAtagtgaaatgggtgaagagGCAACTGCAGAGAGGGCAAATATCAGAACTGTTGGAACCAGGACTGCTGGAGCTAGACCCCGAATCATCAGAATGGGAAGAATTCCTGTTAGGCATAAAAGTGGCCTTACTTTGCACTGCACCAGACCCTCTAGACCGACCCACCATGGCCGATATCGTATACATGCTCGAAGGCTGCCGGGTTGGCCCCGATATGCCATCTTCCGCCGACCCCACCTCCCAAGCCTCACCTGCATGA
- the LOC113699129 gene encoding V-type proton ATPase 16 kDa proteolipid subunit, whose amino-acid sequence MSSTFSGDETAPFFGFLGAAAALVFSCMGAAYGTAKSGVGVASMGVMRPELVMKSIVPVVMAGVLGIYGLIIAVIISTGINPKTKAYYLFDGYAHLSSGLACGLAGLSAGMAIGIVGDAGVRANAQQPKLFVGMILILIFAEALALYGLIVGIILSSRAGQSRAD is encoded by the exons ATGTCATCAACTTTCAGCGGCGATGAAACTGCTCCTTTTTTCGGCTTCCTCGGCGCTGCTGCCGCCCTCGTCTTCTCCT GCATGGGAGCTGCTTATGGGACAGCCAAGAGTGGGGTGGGAGTGGCATCAATGGGGGTGATGCGGCCGGAGCTTGTGATGAAGTCGATCGTCCCGGTCGTTATGGCTGGTGTGCTGGGTATCTACGGTTTGATTATTGCTGTCATCATCAGTACTGGAATTAATCCTAAGACCAAAGCTTATTACCTCTTTGATGGCTATGCACATCTTTCTTCTGGCTTGGCTTGCGGTCTCGCTGGCCTTTCCGCCGGAATGGCCATTGGAATTGTCGGTGATGCTGGTGTCAG AGCAAATGCACAACAGCCAAAGCTTTTTGTTGGGATGATTCTTATCCTCATTTTTGCTGAGGCATTGGCACTGTATGGACTGATTGTTGGGATTATCCTTTCTTCCCGAGCAGGCCAATCCAGAGCTGATTAA